The genomic stretch ATGGATATGGCAGGACTTGGTGGAGTACGAGCATGTATAGCAGTCTGAAGTCTAAGGAACTAGGAACAAATAAAAaagctatttttttcttttttgtttggtctgattttttcattttattgtCCAGCATTGTCACATGCATCTTATAACTGATCTACCTTTTTAGTACTTATTAATCTCGCGTAGGCTTAATGCACGGTTCGAAGGTTTCTATACGAGACATCTGTCTGTGACACCTTTTGTTATTGTCCTAAATTCAAGCAAAATAAAACTTTATGTTTTTTTTGTAATATTCTCTTTACCAAAACTCCCTAGCTGTACTACCTTATGTTCCTATAACCTTTTAGCGGTACCTATTTTCtattagggcttgtttggtttctcgtgttttttaatatatatcacACTATATGTTTAGATacatgcatagagtactaaatatagattatttgcgAAACTAAAAATAgaactagagagtaatttgcgagatgaatcctttaaatctaattagttcataattagacattaattgtcaaataaaataaaaatactactatGTCTGTTaaattttccaaatttttttttggtattaaacaaggcctaggccttGTTCACTTGACAAAGATTTCTAGTTTTCGACACTgttgcactttcatttgtatttaaaaattattttttaaactttatactaattaggctcaatagATTCGCCTCTCAAATTACAGATGAATTGTgtaattgattttttttatatctatatttaatgtttcatgcatacgtctaaaaattaaatgtgacggagaatcttgaaatttttttaatggccttgtttagatccaaaatttctttttggattttgacattgtagcaccttcgtttatatttgataaacattatccaatttgGACTAACtatgtttaaaaaattcgttttACGATTTACttataaactatacaattaatattttttaatctatatttaatgtttcatgtatttgttgtaaaatttgatgtggtggagaattttataaactttaaggccttgtttagtttcaaaaatatttacaaaatttttcacatttcgtatcacatcgaatcttacaatacatatatgaagcactaaatataaataaaagaaataactaattgcatagttttaactataatttacgagatgaatcttttaagtttaattaatccatgattagataattttttttaaatataaataaaaatgttaccATATACAtttaaaaaaattggaactaaccTAAACAAACAGGGTCGCCGCAGTTGTCAGCTACAGCCTACAGGGTCGCCTGTACTGGCGCTGGCAGGTGGCAGGTGAACGACCCTAGCGGCGACTCGGGACTGGGCGAGCAGTAACGGTGGGGACCAGAGCCAACAGCTGGGAAAAGGAAAGCATGAGGAGATGAAGGGGGGAAGAATAGTGCGGTGCAGGCATAATATAACATTTTTTAAGATACATGCaacatttatatttttaaataaaattataaaaaactaaatttaaagatctttctaatgatactaattatgtaccataactattaatattttttatatatgtaatTAAAGTTATTTCCTGGAAAGGGTAAACGACAGTTATTTAGGGACAGAGAGagtacaaataaaaatgctaccgtgccgaaataaaaaaaagctaaatctaaacaaggtctgTTCAATAAAATATAGTTTGAATGCCAAAAATATACTCATCCGTTCGTAAATAAATACACATCTGGTTTGATGAGAAGTCAAACCTTAaaattttgactaaatatatataaaaatatactaataaTATTAATCATATGTAATATGTATCATTAAATTGAGTATGaaatataattttataatatatttatttgcatgtacaaattttaatattatttgatatatttataGTCAACTTAAAATTAGAGTCCAAATGAAATTAGGAAAAAAAAGGATTTAAGTATTAATAAAGTTTAAGTAACAATAATAGTTTTAATTTTCGGTAATTTACAAACTATTCAAAACATAATCTGGAAAAAAATTTAAAGAccagatgaatttaggaaaaaataTTTAAGTATTAATAAAGTTTAAGTAACATGAGCTGGGAAAAAATAAAGTCAAAAgtgaatttagaaaaaaaaaagagtaaaaCATACAACTGCCGTGAATTTTTTTAGTCCGTGAATGATTTTTTATGGCCAAAAAGGCAACTCAAAAAAATGGCTGTAcataggacttgtttagttcccaaaaaatttcaagattctctgtcacatcgaatcttgtaacacatgtatgaaatattaaaggtagacaaaaacaaatactaattacacagtttatctgtaattcgcaagatgaatcttttgagtctagttagtctacgattggacaatatttgtcacaaacaaacgaaagtgctacagtagcgaaaactAAAAATTTTTCCAAACCGAACAAGGCCATAATATTGAAAAGGCCTAATGGGAGAAAGAGCGACGAACGGCGCCCAGAAAATAAAATGATAAAAATACGAAACATGTCAGGTGGAGTGAGAGCGGCAGTAGTCCCATGTGCTTGCGCAGTGTGTTCTCGGTATTTGAGTCTGGAATCAAATGTGGACGGAAAACAAGTGGGAAAGGGCAAACAGTGTTGACCGTTACGAATCTTAAAGCACAACGCAGGGATCAGATAAGGCATGCGCGCTCATGCCGTTGCGGTTTTGTCCATTAACCCGGTTTTTCCACGATGGCCTGCGGCTGCATCTTCTATCCAATGGCTGCTAGATCTTTTAGATTCGTGCAAGTCAACTACAGCaaatcccactcctttccattaTTTCATTCCCAAACTCTCTCCATTCCCTTCTTTTCATTCCTATATCTCTCTGTTTCCTCCGGCTCATCTTCTACCtctatcttctctttctctctcttttctctctctccaatccgacagcagcagcagtagtctCTTTGTCTCTCTCTCTTGCTCTCTCTCTGTCCCTTTCTCTCTCTGCTCTGTTCCTCTctcactctctctctcccctccgTTCCTCTCTCACTCtatctctccctctccctcagttagactatctccaacaatcgtcatccaaaatacaagacccatttgtcttttagatagcgctacaggtaaaaggttccatacctatttttagtcttctccaacaacaagatctaaaagacaacactctctgtaaATGGTTCTCGAGGAgaaaggatacccaaatttgggttatgcctctcctgatacccaaaatggatcttctgtatgggtactctgttgaaggctataggtattgtgttgaagACCCATTTTATGTTTGAGTTTCCAAATGAGTCTTCTGTTGGAGACCGTCTTAATAATATATTGTCTGTGATGACTGATGATGCAGTTAGTCGGATACTACTCCACTCCTTTGTCTTAATTTTATTGCATTTATTTTTCTTAAGTCCATTGCATGCTTTCAGTTCATAAGTCCATTGCATTTATTTTTCTTAAGTCCATTGCATGCTTTCAGCTCATCGCCACAACCATGGCTTTCTCCTGCATCGGCATGGCGCTCTTCGTCTTACTGATGCCTTATGCCGCTGCACTCACCCCACCACCATCCAACTCCACGGACCTCGCTGCGCTGCTCGCCTTCAGAGCGCAGGTCAAGGACCCCCTCGGCGTCCTGGTCGGCAACTGGACTGCCGCTGCGTCCTTCTGCTCGTGGGTCGGCGTCTCGTGCGGCCACCGCGGGCGGCGCGTCACCGGCCTTGAGTTCACCGACGTGCCACTCCAGGGCAGCATCGCCCCGCAGCTCGGcaacctctccttcctctccagcCTTGTCctcagcaacctcagcctcgtgGGCCCTGTGCCAGACGAGCTTGGCGGTCTGCCCCGGCTCCGAATCCTTGTCCTTTCAGACAACAGCTTGTCAGGTACCATCCCGTCCACCCTTGGCAACCTCGCTAGGCTGGAGACGCTCGAGCTTGACAGTAACAACTTGTTCGgggagattccacatgagctgcAAAATTTGCGCAGCCTTCAGACGTTAGATTTGGGAGGCAATGAGCTGAGCGGGGCGCTAATGTCAGGCCTGTTCAACAACACGCCAGATTTGAGCGTGATACACCTTGGTTCAAATAGGCTAACGGGAGGAATTCCTGCAAGCATTGCCTCTCTGTCAAAGCTGGAGATGCTTGTCCTGGAAGACAATCTTCTCTCCGGACCCATGACGCCTGCTATCTTCAACATGTCCCAGATGCAAGCAATATATGCCACCAGGAACAATCTCTCAGGTAGGATTCCTGGAAATGAGAGCTTTCACCTCCCTATGTTGCAAGTGATCTCTCTTGGTGAAAACCAGTTCGAGGGACCTATTCCCTTGGGTCTCTCTGCCTGCAAGAACCTCGAAATGCTCGCCCTTGAAGTAAACAACTTCACTGGTATTGTGCCATCATGGCTAGCAACACTGCCCAACCTAACTATAATATACCTGTCAATGAATAACATCACCGGGAAGATACCGATTGAGCTCTGCAATCATACAAAGCTTGTTGGTTTGGACCTCAGCGAGAACAAGCTACAAGGGAGGATTCCGTCAGAACTGGGGCAGCTGACAAACCTCCGGTTTCTAGGTCTTGCAAACAACCAAATAACTGGTGTCATTCCAGAATCCATAGGCAATCTATCAAACCTTACCCAAATAGATTTACTTGGAAACAGATTGACAGGATCAGTGCCTATATCATTTAGCAACTTGCTGAATCTCCGTCGCATCTATGTTGATGAGAACCATCTCTCTGGGAATCTAGATTTCCTAGCTGCATTATCCAACTGCAGAAGCTTGACTACCATTGGCATAGCAAACAATGAGTTCACAGGGAGGCTACCAACTTCAATTGGAAACCTTAGCACACTGCTAGAAACTTTTCGAGTAGCTAACAACAACATCAATGGAAGCATCCCTGGTACATTGGCTAACCTTACCAGCTTATCAGTACTGTATCTTGGTGGAAATAACCTGAGTGGGAAGATCCCTACACCAATCACTGCAATGAACAATCTCCAAGAATTGGACCTCTCCCACAACAGCTTGTCTGGCACCATCCCAGAAGAAATCAGTAGATTAACAAACCTAGTTCATTTACAACTTGACAGCAATAAACTAACTGGTCCCATTCCAAGCAATATCAATAGCCTAAGGCAGCTGCAAATCATGACGTTATCCCAAAACTCATTGTCTTCAACCATACCAACAAGTCTGTGGGATCTTCAGAACCTTATTGAGCTTGATTTGTCACAGAACTCTTTAAATGGGTTCCTGCCTGCTGATGTTGGAAAATTGACAGCAATTACCATGATGGATTTATCAGGAAACAAGCTATCAGGTGACATCCCAGTTTCCTTGGGTGAACTCCGCATGATGACATATCTCAATCTGTCCAGAAATTTATTCCAAGGATCAATACCTGGTTCATTTGGCAATATACTTAATATTGAGGAATTGGATCTATCGTCCAATGCACTTTCTGGTGCCATCCCAAAATCCTTGACCAATCTCACTTACCTTGCCAACTTGAACCTTTCTTTTAACAGATTGGATGGACAGATACCAGAAGGAGGAGTGTTCTCAAATATCACACTCAAATCATTGATGGGGAACAATGCGCTGTGTGGCCTTCCTCGCCTAGGTATAGCACAGTGTCAGAACACCAGTATTCAGTCGCGACCAAAAAACCTGTTGATAAAAGTTTTACTACCTTCATTACTGGCATTTTTCGCTTTAGCTGTGTTCTTGTATATGTTGGTAAGAATGAAGGTGAACAACCAAAGAAAGATGCTAGTACCCTCAGACACAGACTTGCAGAACTATCAGCTGATCTCATACTATGAACTTGTTCGTGCAACCAGCAACTTCACcgatgataatttgctaggggaaGGAAGCTTTGGTAAGGTCTTCAAAGGTGAGCTAGATAATGGATCTTTGGTAGCAGTGAAGGTACTAAACATGCAGCACGAATCAGCTTCCAAGAGCTTTGACAAAGAATGCAGTGCACTTCGAATGGCTCGGCATCGGAATCTGGTGAAGATAATTAGCACTTGTTCCAATCTTGACTTCAAAGCACTAATTCTTGAGTATATGCCTCATGGTAGTttggatgattggttgtacTCAAATAATGGGAGGCAACTCAGTTTCCTCCAAAGGGTTGGCATCATGCTGGATGTTGCAATGGCACTGGAGTATCTGCATCACCAGCATTTTGAAGCTGTCCTGCATTGTGATTTAAAGCCAAACAATATCTTGCTTGACAAGGACATGATTGCACATGTTTCTGACTTCGGCATTTCCAAGTTGCTAGTTGGagatgacaactccatcacattAACAAGCATGCCCGGAACTGTAGGATACATGGCTCCAGGTATTTTTTTTAGTTCCTCTTGCAACACATGACGCTATATGTATCATTATACTTATTTAAGCTAAGCAGCTTTCTTCTGACATGGATTGAACAGAGTTCGGATCAACAGGAAAAGCATCACGGGCCAGTGATGTTTACAGTTATGGAATTGTTCTCCTTGAAGTCTTCACGAGGAAAAGGCCGACCGATTCAATGTTTGTCGGTGACATCAGCTTGAGGCAGTGGGTTAGTCAAGCATTCCCATATCAACTCACAAATGTCGTTGACAGTAGCATACAAAAGGAGCTTAATGATGATATTCAAGACGCAAGTAAACCTCCTGAGAACTTCAGTATCTTGAATACCTGCCTAGCGTCTAGAATTGATTTGGCCTTGCTTTGCTCAAGTGCTGCACCTGATGAAAGGATCCCAATGAGTGATGTGGTTGTGAAGTTAAACAAGATCAAGTCAAACTACAGTTCAATGGTTGCAGTTCCTGGCAttgcctaggccttgtttagttccaaaaaattttgcaaaacagatactgtagcactttcgtttgtttgtgataaatattgtccaattatagactaactgggctcaaaagattcatctcatcaattccgaccaaactatgcaattagtttttattttcgtctatatttaatactccatgcatgcgtctaaagattcgatgtgatggagaatctgaaaaattttgcaaatttttttgggaagtaaacaaggccaacaAGAAAGAAAAATAGCACATTTGTGCTGTCAGGTTTCTGAAGCAAAAGTAATGACGTGAGCGTGTATTATAGCTTGAATTATACACCAACTGTTAGCTGTTTAATTTTTGATTCATGAACGTTTTGTAATCCTGTTCGACTTTGTTAGTGTCGTGGTTAGTTTGTTAGGCGGAGAATCATGGTTGGCAGGTGATGTGCCCACGGCGATCTGAAAGAATAGGGCGTCGTGGAGCCAGACGTGGTGGCGGGGTGTTTGGGCTTCAAGCCCATGTATCCATCTAAGTGAATGAAAAACTGCAGAAAAAGCTGCGGCAATTGGCAGCGCCATTGTGTGTGTTCTTCTCCAGTTTGCGTGCTTTTCCCAAGGGTTTTAGTCGCCGCAGTCACCGCCGATCCCTGGCGGCGCCGTTGCTAATCCAGGAGCTGAGCTCGGTCACAATTTGATGCTAATAACCTTATTGTTGACTGAAAGGGAAAATTGATGCTTTGCACTCTTCAACTCACATGCACGTTTCTCACTATCGTTGATTTGTGTTCTGAAGGCAGGAAAAATAAGCTAGTATCATTGTAtcaatccatcctaaattaagacgtttgacttttttgacaccaaatttgaccactcgtcttattcaaaaatttatataaaatatcacttcttttgtcGTGGTTTGGTTTATTAatcaaagtttttcaagaattaaatttgactatgtttgcacaatttttttgaataatacgagtggtcaaacttggataaaaaagtcaaacgtcttggGACTGTTCACTAAACTGAATGGGATTTAAACTGAGGTTCTTCAATTGCGGAATGCGGAGTACAGTGATTCCGCCAAACCAGAAACGAAGCGCATTGCCAAACCTACCCTCAACTCTTTCATAACGTTCTGCATCTCCGCCCCGCCACATTTGCTATCCTAGGGCTGGTTCGCAGAAGAGCGACTGATGCAGGTCGGTAGCATATGCAAAGAAACTCAAGAGAGAACCCAGAAGAGAACAGGTACTCACAGCGGCATGGCGGCACGAGCGGGGGTAAGCACAGCGCAGCGGCGCTTGCTCGGGGAACCGCCGTCGCTGGCCGAACCCGGAATCcatctttggccttgtttagttccaaaaaattttgcaa from Sorghum bicolor cultivar BTx623 chromosome 3, Sorghum_bicolor_NCBIv3, whole genome shotgun sequence encodes the following:
- the LOC8063102 gene encoding receptor kinase-like protein Xa21; amino-acid sequence: MALFVLLMPYAAALTPPPSNSTDLAALLAFRAQVKDPLGVLVGNWTAAASFCSWVGVSCGHRGRRVTGLEFTDVPLQGSIAPQLGNLSFLSSLVLSNLSLVGPVPDELGGLPRLRILVLSDNSLSGTIPSTLGNLARLETLELDSNNLFGEIPHELQNLRSLQTLDLGGNELSGALMSGLFNNTPDLSVIHLGSNRLTGGIPASIASLSKLEMLVLEDNLLSGPMTPAIFNMSQMQAIYATRNNLSGRIPGNESFHLPMLQVISLGENQFEGPIPLGLSACKNLEMLALEVNNFTGIVPSWLATLPNLTIIYLSMNNITGKIPIELCNHTKLVGLDLSENKLQGRIPSELGQLTNLRFLGLANNQITGVIPESIGNLSNLTQIDLLGNRLTGSVPISFSNLLNLRRIYVDENHLSGNLDFLAALSNCRSLTTIGIANNEFTGRLPTSIGNLSTLLETFRVANNNINGSIPGTLANLTSLSVLYLGGNNLSGKIPTPITAMNNLQELDLSHNSLSGTIPEEISRLTNLVHLQLDSNKLTGPIPSNINSLRQLQIMTLSQNSLSSTIPTSLWDLQNLIELDLSQNSLNGFLPADVGKLTAITMMDLSGNKLSGDIPVSLGELRMMTYLNLSRNLFQGSIPGSFGNILNIEELDLSSNALSGAIPKSLTNLTYLANLNLSFNRLDGQIPEGGVFSNITLKSLMGNNALCGLPRLGIAQCQNTSIQSRPKNLLIKVLLPSLLAFFALAVFLYMLVRMKVNNQRKMLVPSDTDLQNYQLISYYELVRATSNFTDDNLLGEGSFGKVFKGELDNGSLVAVKVLNMQHESASKSFDKECSALRMARHRNLVKIISTCSNLDFKALILEYMPHGSLDDWLYSNNGRQLSFLQRVGIMLDVAMALEYLHHQHFEAVLHCDLKPNNILLDKDMIAHVSDFGISKLLVGDDNSITLTSMPGTVGYMAPEFGSTGKASRASDVYSYGIVLLEVFTRKRPTDSMFVGDISLRQWVSQAFPYQLTNVVDSSIQKELNDDIQDASKPPENFSILNTCLASRIDLALLCSSAAPDERIPMSDVVVKLNKIKSNYSSMVAVPGIA